In Beggiatoa leptomitoformis, the genomic window GACATTTACCTATTAGGACATGGGCTTATAGGTGCATTCAGCGGTCATAAGTCAGGGCATGAATTAAATAACTTACTGCTCAGAACCTTATTAGCGGACAAAAAAGCGTGGGAACTGGTTACATTTGATGATGAACAAGTACATAGCCTGCCCATCGGATGTCTTCAACCCTTATTTGTATGACGAGCTAGGCGCAATAAAGCATTTCGCAATCCTTGATCTTTTAAATTGTGAGCTACATTTTGTAGGAGCATTGCGGTTTCATGTGATAAGGATGGACGACGTTTGTCAGTCTGCATGAGTGAGGGTTTTACTAAGGCGGTATCAAGCGAATGCACTTTAATTTCTATCTTTTTGATGCGTAATGGTTGCAAAAAAGGGTCGCTTTGCCAAGTGTGTAAAATCTCTTCACTCATATAACGTAAACGGGTTGCATACGGTGCGCTATCCGCCCAAAGAACAACAACCTGTTCACGCACATTCGCAACAGAACAATGATGACGTAAGACTGTGGGCAAATGTTCTTTTAAGGCTCGATCAATCTGTTGTAAAGCGGCGCACCGCTCGATAACGGTGTGTACTATATGACTAGAATGATTCAAAATTTGTAAAACAGTTTTCATTATTTATTCAAATAAAATTAGTTTTTCATGTCACTCATTCTAGCTGATTTCTCACCACATTATAAATTTTTACACGCGCTTTATATTGCCTCGCAATCTTATTCCTTAAAAACTTGAGGATTATTTCGCCTTTATTTTGTCAGTCATAAGCCCATTACGGTAAACTATACAGATAAAGCGCGTTTCGCGTATGCGATGTCATTTTGGACTACGCATTTAACCGTTTTTGTGTTTCTTTTTTATAGAGAAAATAACACTAACTCTCCCGTTTCTTCAGCCTACATTTTAAAGACATCAACAACCCATGTTAGGAAACCTGCTAAAAAAAATCTTCGGTAGCCGTAATGAACGGCTGGTCAAACGCATGATGAAAACAGTCGAGCAAATTAACGCGCTCGAACCAAGCCTCAGCGGTTTAAGCGATGCAGAACTGAGTCATAAAACAATTGAGTTTCGGGAGCGTTTGAAACAGGGCGCGACACTAGACGATTTATTACCTGAAGCCTTTGCCGTTGTCCGTGAAACGGGGAAACGGGTGCTAAATATGCGCCATTTCGACATGCAACTTATCGGTGGTATGGTACTCCATCAAGGTAAAATTGCTGAAATGCGTACAGGGGAAGGGAAAACCCTTGTTGCGACCTTACCCGCCTACTTAAACGCCTTATCGGGCGATGGCGTGCATGTGGTCACGGTCAATGACTATCTCGCACGACGTGACGCGGAATGGATGGGACGGGTTTATCGCTTTTTAGGAATGAGCGTTGGTGTTGTCGTGCCAAACATGCCCGCTGAAGAAAAACGTGACGCTTATTTAGCCGATATTACCTACGGCACAAATAACGAATTTGGTTTTGATTACTTACGCGATAACATGGCGTTTAGCATTACTGATAGGATGCAACGCAAACTGAATTACGCAATTGTTGATGAAGTGGACTCCATTTTAATTGATGAAGCTCGCACCCCCCTGATTATCTCAGGGCCAACAGATGATAATTCAGAATTATACCAACGGATTAACACCATTGTCCCCCGTCTAAAACCCCAACTGCGTGAACCGCAAAAAGATGATGAAGAAGAAGTACCGGGGGATTACTATGTTGATGAAAAAGCCAAACAAGTGCTTATCAGTGATGAAGGGCATCAACATATTGAAGAATTACTCATGCACGAAGGCTTGCTAAATGAAGGCGAGAGTTTGTATGACTCCGCCAATATCAGCAAAATGCACCATATTCATGCCGCCCTTCGCGCCCATAGCCTTTTCCAACGGAACATTGATTACATCGTTAAAGATGGACAAATCATCATTGTTGACGAATTTACAGGGCGCACCATGCAGGGTCGTCGCTGGTCAGAAGGCTTACACCAAGCCGTAGAAGCCAAAGAAGGCGTACCTGTTCAAAACGAAAACCAAACCCTCGCCTCTATCACCTTCCAAAACTTATTCCGCCTGTACAAAAAACTCTCAGGTATGACAGGAACGGCAGATACAGAAGCCTATGAATTTCA contains:
- a CDS encoding DUF721 domain-containing protein; its protein translation is MKTVLQILNHSSHIVHTVIERCAALQQIDRALKEHLPTVLRHHCSVANVREQVVVLWADSAPYATRLRYMSEEILHTWQSDPFLQPLRIKKIEIKVHSLDTALVKPSLMQTDKRRPSLSHETAMLLQNVAHNLKDQGLRNALLRLARHTNKG